The Dermochelys coriacea isolate rDerCor1 chromosome 12, rDerCor1.pri.v4, whole genome shotgun sequence genome has a window encoding:
- the PDCD5 gene encoding programmed cell death protein 5 produces MADEELEALRKQRLTELQAKHGDPSGDPTQQETKQREAEMRNSILAQVLDQAARARLSNLALVKPEKAKAVENYLIQMARFGQLGGKVSEQGLIEILEKVSQQTEKKTTVKFNRRKVLDSDEEDDDD; encoded by the exons atggCGGACGAGGAGCTGGAGGCGCTCCGCAAGCAGCGGCTGACTGAGCTGCAGGCTAAGCATGGG GACCCTTCTGGTGATCCAACGCAACAAGAAACCAAACAGAG GGAGGCAGAGATGAGAAATAGCATTTTAGCTCAAGTGCTCGATCAAGCAGCTCGTGCCAGAT TAAGCAATTTAGCACTTGTGAAGCCAGAAAAGGCAAAAGCTGTAGAAAATTACCTTATACAGATGGCAAGATTTGGACAGCTAGGTGGGAAG GTATCAGAACAAGGGTTGATAGAAATACTTGAAAAAGTGAGccagcaaacagaaaagaaaacaacagtAAAG TTCAACAGAAGAAAAGTACTGGATTCAGatgaagaggatgatgatgattaa